In the genome of Rhopalosiphum padi isolate XX-2018 chromosome 1, ASM2088224v1, whole genome shotgun sequence, the window acaaaGTATATTCTTCAAGGatcatgattattaaatattaatagatccACAACTACGGTAATGGTGTTGAACGGTAAAGGGAGGGTTAGATTAAGTTCCAACGTAAGTTACACGCGTACCTACATCAAAAAGTAATTTACGTTAAAGGGGAAAAGgaagcaataaataaaataaatagttataaaagtaaacaataagttaaataaataatcatttactcATTTGTTttccattataattttttagtgaatgcattattttatttagatttatttaaggCACTTGAAGACGTTTATGAAGTCAATCAAAATACAATTGTTCTTCATATAAGTATCACATAAAAAAAGATGATCAAGTTGGTATCTGCTGTACGTATTAAGTGTCAAATTGATTACTGTGATAAGTGTGTTAAATTCAATAACATACCAtggtatacgaaaaacgattctgagcggagtcGATCTGTCACTCTTTATCACTAACTATATTTCatgatttatatttgaaattgttaataaaataatttattttacttttagtaaaataatatacgttagtATATCGTACTTacaaatatacgtaataaacagttattcatttttgaattgtaacaaaataaaaaatcaattaattaaaaacttgttcatcataaacattttcattttctttaattttttttatatttttttccaccaattattttgtaaaatactacacatttttaaagtaggtatatttttcgATTTACGGCATTCTGCCTTAGGATGGCagtatactactatactagtaaactagatacaattttatatccaaaaccaccttttaagttgaaaatcgaagcattttatcaaataattatcgtGTTTACAGGCATACATAAGAAAAACAcataatcaaaaaatcaataaatttatatcgcttcgttcaaaatttaaaatatactcgcaatattttaaattttgtatatgctattatatcaaagtaataacaaattatattacattttattacttatcaatattattataaaaatgaaaagttaaGTATACTGTcagtaagtactaagtattaTTCGGGTGATCATTTGTCCTGAATTCTCGAGTGTTACCAGTTTAGAAACTCATGTCCCAAAGTTCTAGAattcaatttgaataaaataattgatattaatattattattttttatatataaatattcattgataatttataaatcaaaaataaattaatcacgcgctaatatgcattaaatgcttatattttgatattttttaatactggcTAGTATTCATTTATTCAACTatacagtattaaaatatttatatgcatggTAACTAATGGATGGATGAGTGGAAGCAACCGAAATATAAAGTGttctaaaattatgtttgaaaatctaattttattaacatgatttttaaagatttttattggtacctacataatatgcagtataacacaatttaattaaatataatttttactttatacaaattaaaaatagggtgaataaaaacataactatattacgagtatatagctTATTATATACACAGATCAGAACTATTTTTGttcatgaattaatattttctaaaattgacGAGTTAAGtgagaaaacaatttttcaattttaaatcattcatCAAATTTTGGTACGTAGAAAATTAACTACCTGTCCATATATAGTCTCCAATGACCAAAAAAGGTGAGACACGTCTACAAAAAATATCCTTCCTTGTTAAATCTACACCAGAGGGAATAAAAAAGATCCCCTCGTTTACAAACCcgtgttattattgtatgaattcgtaaaatacataaacacacacacacacacacacatataataacaaatatgtatagatataataggtatatagctaaataataaataagtcatttttaatatgattaatttaactatataattagcacttatataatagatagctttaacttgataaacaataattttatagttaaatttatttatttatttgaaaaaagtagTTTTTGTTCTGCTTTTTAACTATTAgtgacaattatataattatagtatacaaaataagaTCATTTTATATGAATAGAATGGTTTATTGTGTATCATTACCATTATCTCAATAAGTATCAatgttttggaaaatattttttcacgtaatatgaagtttattattttgtaaaaactgcccatatatcaaaataatcttGTGGCCCACCGCGCTTAGCGCAGTAGCTTGCCGGCCCAATCCAGGCTTGCTTCTGTGCACTCTACTCGGCTCAtttcacttaaaattataaatactctaatgaaatttgatttttatttatcaaaattctcaaaaaaatattcggttttagaatttgaaattaaaaatgtttgctgtcatttaaaaattaagtaacttggaaaatatatgttttcaaaAGTTTTGTACTCATGCGGCGCTAAATtgtctacaaaaaaatcaatattaatactttttaagataTTGAGATGATTTactgataaaagaatcactttgGATACAGTAAAAGTATCTAACAATGTTTATGAATAGagttaaaatctaataaatatatataattgagtaacgttaagtaaatattgtttgattattaaaatgtttaataattgtttagttatttttataaaatttttgttcCAGCATGGTAAAAATTGGTTTACCCTGGTTGTTGCTGGTTCTAATGAAACTCACTAACCGGGAAATAAAGTCAGATGAGATTATATCCTTACAAGAAGTGTTTGATATATGCCAAGTAGAACCTAGTACCGATATATGCGATCTACTGGAAAAATCCTCGAGTCTAGTTGACCTAAATAAATTGGATTTACCAGAAAAACGTCGACAGAAGACAGTATTCTCCAGTTGGGGTGGAAAAAGACAAAGCACTTATCCATATGGAGGAAAACGTCCAGCGTTTTCCAGTTGGGGAGGAAAACGAGCATCGGATAAACACGGTCGACctaaacaaacattttcaagTTGGGGTGGAAAAAGAAGTGAATTAGATGGTTATGAAAATGGAGAAATACTTGAACACCAAATGGATAAAAGGGAACTTACTGGGATTAAACaagataaaaacaattatagaaataaaatgacCAAAGGAATTCACGCATTGTTTACTATTTTCTCAGACTGGTCAAGGGATCCAGAAGAAAAAAAAGGCATTCGATACGCTGGTATTAAAAGTATGAGGAGAAGTTCCGATTTTTTTCCATGGGGTGGAAAACGATCTACCggtgataaataaatatgatttcttTATAGTTGATGATAGGCGCATTCAATTTTGTCAAACtttactataaaaacaaaaataatttaatcctaATCTTACTTAAGTGACGATAAGCTTACTTAGGTAGTGTTAAATTGGTagaaacgtatattatgtattatcaaaataaacatatttgtgATTAGATAACGGAATGTAGTTATTGTTCTATATTGTTCTATATTAagtcaatattatgatttatattatattgttaacacTATTTACAAAAtcttaaagatttttaaataaaaattaatcttgaaattatattactttctatgtgataattgataaatgtaattttctatgtacctataaataatttaaataattatattgatcaaGATTCATATTTCATGACACGTTTagggtttaaaaataaagagaATGTAGCTTCAACAATTATTACaagtattaagtacctatataatgtacctatttactaaatttaatattcattttgtacaatataaaattaaatattaaaaacggttTGGTAAACTGATTTTTGAGggggttattaaaattatt includes:
- the LOC132919596 gene encoding uncharacterized protein LOC132919596; protein product: MVKIGLPWLLLVLMKLTNREIKSDEIISLQEVFDICQVEPSTDICDLLEKSSSLVDLNKLDLPEKRRQKTVFSSWGGKRQSTYPYGGKRPAFSSWGGKRASDKHGRPKQTFSSWGGKRSELDGYENGEILEHQMDKRELTGIKQDKNNYRNKMTKGIHALFTIFSDWSRDPEEKKGIRYAGIKSMRRSSDFFPWGGKRSTGDK